One Halobaculum sp. CBA1158 DNA segment encodes these proteins:
- a CDS encoding nucleoside phosphorylase, with product MANQPHLLVDEGDVHEIALIPGNPDRVDRIADHCDESELVAENREYRVVNATYDGVDLTICSTGIGCPSAAIAIEELHNVGVETVIRVGTCGGLQTDVEIGDMVVATGSAKEEGTSKRYESETYPAVPDYDTLTALVDAAEANGEQVHVGPIVSDDAFYNESDEYVADWEEAGLLAIEMEASAVFSLARRRGMNAGAICTADGNLVAGTQKGADSDEELPEKARNNVGRAIDIALDAVASR from the coding sequence ATGGCTAACCAGCCCCACCTGCTCGTCGACGAGGGCGACGTTCACGAGATCGCCCTGATTCCGGGCAACCCCGACCGCGTCGATCGGATCGCCGACCACTGCGACGAGTCGGAACTCGTCGCCGAGAACCGCGAGTACCGCGTCGTCAACGCCACCTACGACGGCGTCGACCTCACGATCTGCTCGACGGGGATCGGCTGTCCCTCCGCCGCCATCGCCATCGAGGAACTCCACAACGTCGGCGTCGAGACGGTGATCCGCGTCGGCACCTGCGGGGGCCTCCAGACCGACGTGGAGATCGGCGACATGGTCGTCGCCACGGGCTCCGCCAAGGAGGAGGGAACGAGCAAGCGCTACGAGTCCGAGACGTACCCCGCGGTCCCCGACTACGACACGCTCACCGCGCTCGTCGACGCCGCGGAGGCGAACGGCGAACAGGTCCACGTCGGTCCCATCGTCTCCGACGACGCGTTCTACAACGAGTCCGACGAGTACGTCGCCGACTGGGAGGAGGCGGGGCTGCTCGCCATCGAGATGGAGGCGTCGGCCGTCTTCTCGCTGGCGCGTCGCCGCGGCATGAACGCCGGTGCCATCTGCACCGCCGACGGCAACCTCGTCGCCGGCACGCAGAAGGGGGCCGACTCCGATGAGGAACTCCCGGAGAAGGCGAGGAACAACGTCGGGCGCGCCATCGACATCGCGCTCGACGCCGTCGCGTCGCGTTGA
- a CDS encoding NAD-binding protein — protein MAGWRKRTGARAAVWLTSAAAFVSVLLGITNIATTPSGPLIDVVPPEIVQTAGFTGALTGFLLMLAAYGLGRGLQSAWVLAVVLLPLSAAQGLLQASELSYPLIVLSLVALVVVAVNRGAFDREVDFTATQWAATAALVGSLAYGTAGTYALRDGFPSVSTPTDALYFTVVTASTVGYGDVTPASQLGKAFVISSLVLNVVSFAVALGVLFTPAIEARLTSALGRMTENSLDILEDHVLVLGYGELTEPILEELDDAAVDYVVITPDEAVGRALREREVNVLTADPSDENPLERARIREARAVVAATNNDAEDALSILTARQLNPEVSIVAASTDRENVTKLKRAGANTVISPATIGGHLIVESALGSSDSEAVAEKLLEDGDSER, from the coding sequence ATGGCAGGGTGGCGGAAGCGAACGGGCGCTCGCGCGGCGGTCTGGCTCACCAGCGCCGCGGCGTTCGTCTCCGTCCTCCTCGGTATCACCAACATCGCGACGACGCCCAGCGGACCGCTCATCGACGTCGTCCCTCCGGAGATCGTCCAGACCGCAGGGTTCACCGGCGCGTTGACGGGGTTCCTCCTCATGCTGGCGGCGTACGGACTCGGTCGCGGCCTGCAGAGCGCGTGGGTCCTCGCGGTCGTGCTCCTCCCGCTGTCGGCGGCCCAGGGACTGCTACAGGCCAGCGAGTTGTCGTATCCGCTGATCGTGCTCTCGCTCGTCGCGCTCGTCGTCGTCGCCGTGAACCGCGGCGCGTTCGACCGCGAGGTCGACTTCACGGCGACCCAGTGGGCCGCGACCGCGGCGCTCGTCGGGTCGCTCGCGTACGGTACGGCCGGTACCTACGCCCTTCGCGACGGTTTCCCGAGCGTGTCCACGCCGACCGACGCGCTGTACTTCACCGTCGTCACCGCCTCGACGGTCGGCTACGGCGACGTGACGCCCGCCTCCCAACTGGGGAAGGCGTTCGTCATCTCCTCGCTCGTGCTCAACGTCGTCAGCTTCGCGGTCGCACTCGGTGTGTTGTTCACCCCGGCGATCGAAGCCCGCCTCACCTCAGCTCTCGGACGCATGACAGAGAACTCACTCGACATCCTCGAAGACCACGTCCTCGTGCTCGGCTACGGGGAGCTCACGGAACCGATCCTCGAAGAACTTGACGACGCCGCCGTCGACTACGTCGTCATCACGCCCGACGAGGCCGTCGGCCGCGCTTTGCGCGAGCGGGAGGTGAACGTCCTCACCGCCGACCCCTCCGACGAGAACCCGCTCGAACGCGCCCGAATCCGCGAGGCGCGGGCGGTCGTCGCCGCGACCAACAACGACGCCGAGGACGCCCTGTCGATCCTCACGGCGCGACAGCTCAACCCCGAGGTGTCGATCGTCGCGGCCTCGACCGATCGGGAGAACGTCACCAAGCTCAAGCGCGCCGGCGCGAACACGGTCATCTCGCCGGCGACGATCGGCGGCCACCTCATCGTGGAGTCGGCGCTCGGCAGTTCGGACTCCGAGGCGGTCGCCGAGAAGTTGCTCGAAGACGGCGACAGCGAGCGGTAG
- a CDS encoding TrkA C-terminal domain-containing protein, with translation MVASSLPVQVLLGLYLGLLTGIVPGLVSWALGFTFKYFTGVSIPGFGVVVLALAVAGVNGGLLALNDQTIRNSANGTALLIAIIVVLMISLYAHSKGDAMGAVLPKRLTLRGLTERTLSTDAVDLTAGRGKVRVTVAGDVADIEGYPALPAELRAEIRAFADDFDVDLSLSELEAAVAERLRAEFDLAEVTVRLDERGRATVAAAPPLAGVSKRVPDGKRAVSLSVLLPTGVARGDEITVVTDDGDAVDGTVVAARTDGVKPDEKPATATDGGTDAPPAPSPTTTGGDGRLTLAVDRSAATRLLDADVTRLAVRSRGTRREFELISLLRRAGKRFRRLSVREGGPLDGRSLREAAVRDEYGVAVLTVRDGGRWRLGPDGDVTPSGGADLVVVGTREALDRFGREVGA, from the coding sequence ATGGTCGCCTCGTCACTCCCGGTGCAGGTCCTGCTGGGGCTGTATCTCGGTCTGCTCACGGGGATCGTCCCCGGGCTGGTCTCGTGGGCGCTCGGATTCACGTTCAAGTACTTCACGGGGGTGTCGATCCCCGGGTTCGGTGTCGTCGTCCTCGCGCTGGCGGTCGCCGGCGTCAACGGCGGCCTCCTCGCGCTGAACGATCAGACGATCCGGAACTCCGCGAACGGCACCGCGCTGCTGATCGCGATTATCGTCGTGTTGATGATCTCGCTGTACGCCCACTCGAAGGGGGACGCGATGGGCGCGGTGCTCCCCAAGCGGCTCACCCTCCGGGGCCTCACCGAGCGCACCCTCTCGACGGACGCCGTCGACCTGACGGCCGGGCGCGGGAAGGTCCGCGTCACCGTCGCCGGCGACGTGGCCGACATCGAGGGGTATCCCGCGCTCCCGGCTGAGCTCCGGGCTGAGATTCGCGCCTTCGCCGACGACTTCGACGTCGACCTCTCGTTGAGCGAACTGGAGGCGGCCGTCGCCGAGCGCCTCCGCGCGGAGTTCGACCTCGCGGAGGTGACCGTCCGCCTCGACGAACGCGGGCGTGCGACCGTCGCCGCCGCGCCGCCGCTCGCGGGCGTCTCCAAGCGCGTCCCCGACGGCAAACGCGCCGTCTCGCTGTCGGTGCTGCTCCCGACCGGGGTCGCCCGCGGCGACGAGATAACCGTCGTCACCGACGACGGCGACGCCGTCGACGGCACAGTCGTTGCCGCCCGCACCGACGGCGTCAAGCCGGACGAGAAGCCCGCGACCGCGACCGACGGGGGCACGGACGCGCCGCCGGCTCCCTCTCCGACGACGACCGGCGGCGACGGTCGACTCACGCTCGCGGTCGACCGTTCGGCCGCGACGCGGCTCCTCGACGCGGACGTGACGCGGCTCGCTGTGCGCTCTCGCGGGACCAGACGCGAGTTCGAGTTGATCTCGCTGCTCCGTCGGGCCGGCAAGCGGTTCCGGCGGCTGAGCGTCCGCGAGGGCGGGCCCCTCGACGGACGCAGCCTCCGCGAGGCGGCGGTCCGCGACGAGTACGGCGTGGCCGTCCTCACGGTTCGCGACGGCGGACGGTGGCGGCTCGGCCCCGACGGCGACGTGACGCCGTCGGGGGGCGCGGACCTCGTGGTCGTCGGGACGCGCGAGGCGCTCGACCGCTTCGGTCGGGAGGTGGGGGCGTGA
- a CDS encoding TrkA C-terminal domain-containing protein, with amino-acid sequence MIRAVDAPAAAGATRATLVDPALAVAASPPAQTVVDVLELVNAPRLVGFAVASFLVSALAAAVYRWYVAEAVPAGLTTLLGTATVAVYLNTVGLFASVVPVGGVVTTDPFAPMTVLRNVVSLLVAAGTTPVGRRAGDHFATNVTAVAGGDRVDGELSRFARAVGRIRTVDLPEEIADIDGYDPVDEATKDRLAGETLLFPRRLSDGELHDAFLTRLKEEYGVGHVDAEFDGDEVTYLGVGRRVAGIGPTLGPGTCAVAIRADPPNGAGPGDVVQVWRLPRSGSETEEDSVDPDTVESAPEPATATAEPAAATEQTGGDEPEGHGDRAPERVATAELRAAVGDVVTLAVDESDAPEFVADGRYRLLTMPAEARADREFASILRVADETMAAVAVEETSALEGTSVGEVTGAVVAVEAMDGSVEPIPARDRTLSAGETVYVIARPEAIRDLERRGTSAAEADVDDDGTAGPNPGRRSPKGPKADDD; translated from the coding sequence GTGATCCGCGCCGTCGACGCTCCCGCCGCGGCCGGCGCGACCAGAGCGACCCTCGTGGACCCCGCCCTCGCCGTGGCCGCGAGCCCGCCGGCCCAGACGGTGGTCGACGTGCTCGAACTCGTGAACGCGCCGCGGCTGGTCGGCTTCGCGGTCGCCTCGTTTCTGGTCTCCGCGCTCGCCGCCGCGGTGTACCGCTGGTACGTCGCCGAGGCGGTCCCCGCGGGGTTGACGACCCTGCTCGGGACCGCGACGGTCGCGGTCTACCTCAACACCGTCGGGCTGTTCGCGTCGGTGGTCCCGGTCGGCGGGGTCGTCACGACGGACCCGTTCGCGCCGATGACCGTCCTGCGAAACGTCGTCAGCCTCCTCGTGGCCGCGGGGACGACGCCGGTCGGACGCCGCGCCGGTGACCACTTCGCGACGAACGTGACCGCCGTCGCGGGCGGCGACCGCGTCGACGGGGAGTTGAGCCGGTTCGCGCGGGCGGTCGGCCGGATCCGGACGGTCGACCTGCCCGAGGAGATTGCCGACATCGACGGGTACGACCCGGTCGACGAGGCGACGAAGGACCGCCTCGCAGGGGAGACGCTGCTGTTCCCGCGCCGTCTCTCGGACGGGGAACTCCACGACGCGTTCCTCACGCGCCTGAAGGAGGAGTACGGCGTCGGCCACGTCGACGCCGAGTTCGACGGCGACGAGGTGACTTACCTCGGCGTCGGCCGACGCGTGGCCGGCATCGGTCCGACCCTCGGCCCGGGGACGTGCGCGGTCGCGATCCGCGCCGACCCGCCCAACGGGGCCGGCCCGGGCGACGTGGTCCAGGTGTGGCGGCTCCCGCGGTCGGGGTCGGAAACCGAAGAGGACTCGGTCGACCCGGACACGGTCGAGTCGGCCCCCGAACCCGCGACGGCGACGGCGGAGCCCGCCGCAGCGACCGAGCAGACCGGCGGCGACGAGCCAGAGGGTCACGGCGACCGGGCACCCGAGCGTGTCGCCACCGCCGAACTGCGCGCGGCGGTTGGAGACGTGGTGACGCTCGCGGTGGACGAGTCCGACGCTCCCGAGTTCGTCGCCGACGGACGATACCGCCTGTTGACGATGCCCGCGGAGGCGCGCGCGGACCGCGAGTTCGCGTCGATCCTCCGCGTCGCAGACGAGACGATGGCGGCCGTCGCGGTGGAGGAGACGAGTGCCCTCGAGGGGACGAGCGTCGGAGAGGTGACCGGTGCGGTCGTCGCCGTCGAGGCGATGGACGGGTCGGTGGAGCCGATCCCCGCCCGCGACCGGACGCTTTCGGCGGGGGAAACGGTGTACGTCATCGCGCGCCCGGAGGCCATCCGGGACCTGGAGCGCCGGGGGACGAGCGCGGCCGAGGCGGACGTCGACGACGACGGGACCGCCGGGCCGAACCCGGGACGTCGGTCGCCTAAGGGACCGAAAGCGGACGACGACTGA
- a CDS encoding ubiquitin-like small modifier protein 1, whose amino-acid sequence MDWKLFADLAEAAGEPEPAVDADGAETVGEALEALLEAYPALAVRVLDEDGDLREHINLLCNGRDVREAEGLDTPVADGDELALFPPVSGG is encoded by the coding sequence ATGGACTGGAAGCTGTTCGCCGACCTCGCGGAGGCGGCCGGGGAGCCCGAACCCGCGGTCGATGCCGACGGAGCGGAGACGGTCGGGGAGGCGCTCGAGGCGCTGTTGGAGGCGTATCCGGCGCTGGCCGTCCGCGTGCTCGACGAGGACGGTGACCTCCGGGAGCACATCAACCTGCTGTGCAACGGTCGTGACGTGCGTGAGGCCGAGGGCCTCGACACGCCGGTCGCCGACGGCGACGAACTCGCGCTGTTTCCACCCGTCAGCGGCGGATAG
- a CDS encoding ABC transporter ATP-binding protein, with translation MSDAARDDEPLLKVRDLKKYYFENDTLFDRLLGREPTSVKAVDGVDLDVHRGETLGVVGESGCGKSTTGETLLRLREATDGTVEFDGEDVLSMSGDDLTEFRRRAGIVFQDPFSSLDPRMTVGDIVTEGLKIHNLPEESPDDGRSKREWRRDRGEELLERVGLSADQIDRYPHEFSGGQRQRVGIARALALDPEFIVLDEPVSALDVSVQAQILNLLEDLQTELGLTYLFIAHDLSVVRHICDRVAVMYLGEVVETGPTDEIFESPKHPYTEALLESVPRAAVEEQGRRVDVLSGDVPSPRNPPSGCHFRTRCPKVIQPVTVDIPQEQYRGVMDLRDRLERKDFSAESVWETLRTRHDADEEFERDRVEFKESLREEFDLGGLSGATMDTVEDALEILANGREEEAAQRLRDGFSSPCEEEEPVLTNEEHAVACHLYADEDYDADLDPDRVGDAMGDMAGMAPPDAEADPDLSEVSEAVSDGEDA, from the coding sequence ATGAGTGACGCCGCCCGCGACGACGAACCGCTGCTCAAGGTCCGCGACCTCAAGAAGTACTACTTCGAGAACGACACGCTGTTCGACCGCCTGCTCGGACGCGAGCCGACGAGCGTGAAGGCGGTCGACGGCGTCGACCTCGACGTTCACCGCGGCGAGACGCTCGGCGTCGTCGGCGAGTCCGGCTGCGGGAAGTCGACGACCGGCGAGACGCTGTTGCGCCTCCGCGAGGCGACCGACGGCACGGTCGAGTTCGACGGCGAGGACGTGCTGTCGATGTCGGGCGATGACCTGACCGAGTTCCGACGCCGCGCCGGAATCGTCTTCCAGGACCCGTTCTCCAGTCTCGACCCCCGGATGACCGTCGGCGACATCGTCACGGAGGGGCTGAAGATCCACAACCTCCCCGAAGAGTCGCCCGACGACGGCCGGTCGAAGCGCGAGTGGCGTCGCGACCGCGGGGAGGAACTGCTCGAACGCGTCGGCCTGAGCGCGGATCAGATCGACCGCTACCCCCACGAATTCTCGGGCGGGCAGCGCCAGCGCGTCGGCATCGCCCGCGCGCTCGCGCTCGACCCCGAGTTCATCGTGCTCGACGAGCCGGTGTCGGCGCTGGACGTGTCCGTCCAGGCGCAGATCCTCAACCTCCTGGAGGACCTGCAGACGGAGCTCGGACTGACGTACCTGTTCATCGCCCACGACCTCTCGGTCGTGCGCCACATCTGCGACCGGGTCGCCGTGATGTACCTCGGCGAGGTGGTCGAGACCGGCCCGACCGACGAGATCTTCGAGTCGCCCAAGCACCCCTACACCGAGGCGCTGCTGGAGTCGGTGCCGCGCGCGGCCGTCGAGGAGCAGGGCCGACGCGTCGACGTGCTCTCGGGCGACGTGCCCTCGCCGCGGAACCCGCCGTCCGGGTGTCACTTCCGGACGAGGTGTCCGAAGGTGATCCAGCCCGTGACCGTCGACATCCCTCAAGAGCAGTATCGAGGGGTGATGGACCTCCGAGACCGACTCGAGCGCAAGGACTTCTCCGCGGAGTCGGTCTGGGAGACGTTGCGGACCCGGCACGACGCAGACGAGGAGTTCGAGCGCGACAGGGTCGAGTTCAAGGAGTCGCTGCGCGAGGAGTTCGACCTCGGCGGGCTGTCGGGCGCGACGATGGACACCGTCGAGGACGCCCTGGAGATCCTCGCGAACGGCCGCGAGGAGGAGGCCGCCCAACGCCTCCGCGACGGCTTCTCGTCGCCGTGCGAGGAGGAGGAACCGGTCCTCACTAACGAGGAACACGCCGTCGCGTGTCACCTCTATGCCGACGAGGACTACGACGCCGACCTCGACCCGGACCGGGTCGGCGACGCGATGGGCGACATGGCCGGGATGGCTCCGCCCGACGCGGAGGCCGATCCCGATCTCTCGGAGGTGTCGGAGGCCGTCTCCGACGGCGAGGACGCCTGA
- a CDS encoding ABC transporter ATP-binding protein gives MSDAAHSSETTDAATDGHGAPNGHTDDVLRVRNLSTRFFTQEGQVNAVESVDFSVRDGEVFGIVGESGSGKSVTALSLIDLVDSPGRVTSGEVWYRDGDLADEFRDDRPEAVDGEFVDTRRLPEGVRRALRGPAFSTVFQDPMSSLNPSITVGEQIAEAVEVQRRARANPRRTRSRTQGYGLGRMVVDSLIPNRSFTSESSMNRAIELLEQVGIPDPAERAEEYPHQFSGGMLQRAMIAQALAGEPDVLIADEPTTALDVTIQAQILNLLRDLQEEQDTSVVMITHDLGVIARMCNRVGVMYAGEIVERGTLADVFESPVHPYTEGLLGSIPDLDDPAPRLNPIGGNVPSLLDEEMGDRCYFADRCPKAMTDCLHPIDEYDADAGSDDHAVRCVLAEREYSEADALPADHFDRNTEVRGDE, from the coding sequence ATGAGCGACGCCGCTCACTCCTCGGAGACGACCGACGCCGCCACCGACGGGCACGGTGCCCCGAATGGGCACACCGACGACGTGCTCCGAGTCCGTAACCTCTCGACGCGGTTCTTCACCCAGGAGGGACAGGTGAACGCGGTCGAATCCGTCGACTTCTCGGTCCGCGACGGCGAGGTGTTCGGCATCGTCGGCGAGTCCGGGTCGGGCAAGTCGGTAACCGCGCTGTCGCTCATCGACCTGGTCGACTCGCCGGGACGGGTCACGAGCGGCGAGGTCTGGTACCGCGACGGCGACCTGGCCGACGAGTTCCGCGACGACCGTCCGGAGGCCGTCGACGGCGAGTTCGTCGACACCCGCCGGCTCCCGGAGGGCGTCCGTCGCGCGCTTCGAGGTCCCGCGTTCTCGACGGTGTTCCAGGACCCGATGTCGTCGCTGAACCCCTCGATCACGGTCGGCGAGCAGATCGCCGAGGCCGTCGAGGTGCAGCGGCGCGCCCGGGCGAATCCCCGGCGCACGCGCTCGCGTACCCAGGGGTACGGGCTCGGACGCATGGTCGTGGACTCGCTGATACCGAACCGGAGTTTCACCTCCGAGTCGAGCATGAACCGCGCGATCGAACTGCTCGAACAGGTCGGGATCCCCGACCCGGCCGAGCGCGCCGAGGAGTACCCCCACCAGTTCTCCGGCGGGATGCTCCAGCGGGCGATGATCGCCCAGGCGCTGGCGGGCGAGCCCGACGTACTGATCGCCGACGAGCCCACCACCGCGCTGGACGTGACCATCCAGGCGCAGATCCTGAATCTCCTGCGCGACCTGCAGGAGGAGCAGGACACCTCCGTCGTGATGATCACCCACGACCTGGGCGTCATCGCGCGGATGTGCAACCGCGTCGGCGTCATGTACGCCGGCGAGATCGTCGAGCGCGGGACGCTCGCGGACGTGTTCGAGTCGCCGGTCCACCCGTACACCGAGGGGCTGCTCGGGTCGATCCCGGACCTCGACGATCCGGCACCCCGGCTCAACCCCATCGGGGGGAACGTCCCGTCGCTCCTGGACGAGGAGATGGGCGACCGGTGTTACTTCGCCGACCGGTGTCCGAAGGCCATGACCGACTGTCTGCACCCGATCGACGAGTACGACGCGGACGCCGGAAGCGACGACCACGCGGTCCGCTGCGTGCTCGCCGAGCGCGAGTACAGCGAGGCCGACGCGCTTCCGGCGGATCACTTCGACCGCAACACGGAGGTGCGCGGCGATGAGTGA
- a CDS encoding ABC transporter permease: MKIGPISISPRTIRNLGTEFRSSWLARVGVVLVVVVLLAATFAPLIAPHNPRTQNLENAQLPPLGFTDTEEQTTTEMVNGSVQTVSENVTVNATATHPLGTNSLGQDMLSRAIYGARTSLLVGLFGTILAAGLGVTVGLTAGYYRGRVDDLLMRTADVSLAFPSLVLAIALIGLFSRFQADVAYELTDPLVSTGLAGSFREAVGLPTPMPETIVLPTVVILVVGFVNWVWFARIARGEALSIREEEYVKAARALGGSDLRIVFRHVLPNAITPILVLATIQVAAIILLESSLSFLGFSGTTLSWGFDIAQGRDYLSSSWWIATVPGIAIVLSVIGINLVGDWFRDALDPGIEGEGGM; this comes from the coding sequence ATGAAGATCGGACCGATCTCGATCTCGCCGCGCACGATCCGCAACCTCGGTACGGAGTTCCGGTCGTCGTGGCTCGCGCGTGTCGGCGTCGTGCTCGTCGTCGTCGTCCTGTTGGCGGCGACGTTCGCGCCGCTGATCGCGCCGCACAACCCGCGGACGCAGAACCTGGAGAACGCACAGCTCCCGCCGCTGGGCTTCACCGACACCGAGGAACAGACGACGACCGAGATGGTCAACGGGAGCGTCCAGACGGTGAGCGAGAACGTCACGGTGAACGCGACGGCGACGCATCCGCTCGGGACGAACTCGCTGGGCCAGGACATGCTCTCTCGGGCCATCTACGGCGCGAGGACGTCGCTTCTGGTCGGGCTGTTCGGGACGATCCTCGCGGCCGGACTCGGCGTCACCGTCGGGCTCACCGCCGGCTACTACCGCGGCCGGGTCGACGACCTGCTGATGCGCACGGCCGACGTGTCGCTGGCGTTCCCGTCGCTCGTGCTCGCGATCGCGCTCATCGGCCTGTTCAGCCGCTTCCAAGCGGACGTGGCCTACGAGCTGACCGACCCCCTCGTCTCGACTGGACTCGCCGGGTCGTTCCGCGAGGCGGTCGGGCTTCCGACGCCGATGCCGGAGACGATCGTGTTGCCGACGGTCGTCATCCTCGTCGTCGGCTTCGTCAACTGGGTGTGGTTCGCCCGCATCGCCCGCGGAGAGGCGCTGTCGATCCGCGAGGAGGAGTACGTGAAGGCCGCGCGCGCGCTCGGCGGCAGCGACCTCCGGATCGTCTTCCGGCACGTCCTCCCGAACGCGATCACGCCCATCCTCGTGCTCGCGACGATCCAGGTGGCCGCGATCATCCTCCTGGAGTCGTCGCTGTCGTTCCTGGGGTTCTCCGGAACGACGCTGTCGTGGGGCTTCGACATCGCTCAGGGACGCGATTACCTCTCGTCGTCGTGGTGGATCGCGACGGTGCCCGGCATCGCGATCGTGTTGTCGGTCATCGGCATCAACCTCGTCGGCGACTGGTTCCGTGACGCGCTCGATCCCGGTATCGAGGGCGAGGGGGGAATGTAG
- a CDS encoding ABC transporter permease: MGYGRFLLKRGVQGVGVVWGVVTVVFILRFITPGSPVDTVAPLDASQATRERIAADLGLNQPFYIQYLDYLAGLLRGDMGYSYISSIPASTQVFTKLPATLELAVAASVVAIVISIPLGVISATRRHQPADYGATTFSLLGISTPNFWLGIMLVLVFSVEFNVFPTSGRAFGFMDSMRAITGPEPFFGVLTAWLASLFLPAITLGTYFTALITRLVRSGMLDELSEGYVRATRAKGLPETLVRYKHVLRNTLVPVVTVLGLQLGTLIGGAVITEAVFAWPGLGTEIIRAINARDWPILQGSLIVIGTGFVLLNIAVDALYAYLDPRVVAE; this comes from the coding sequence ATGGGCTACGGTCGTTTTCTTCTGAAGCGCGGCGTGCAGGGGGTGGGTGTCGTCTGGGGAGTCGTGACCGTCGTGTTCATCCTCCGATTCATCACGCCGGGATCGCCGGTCGACACGGTCGCACCGCTGGACGCGAGCCAGGCGACCCGCGAGCGGATCGCCGCGGACCTCGGGCTGAATCAGCCGTTTTACATCCAGTACCTCGATTACCTCGCGGGACTGCTCCGGGGCGACATGGGCTACTCGTACATCTCGAGCATCCCGGCGTCGACGCAGGTGTTCACGAAGCTACCGGCGACGCTCGAACTCGCAGTCGCCGCCAGCGTCGTGGCGATCGTCATCTCGATCCCGCTCGGCGTGATCTCGGCGACTCGCCGGCACCAGCCGGCCGACTACGGAGCGACGACGTTCTCGCTTCTGGGCATCTCGACGCCGAACTTCTGGCTCGGGATCATGCTGGTGCTCGTGTTCTCGGTGGAGTTCAACGTCTTCCCGACGAGCGGGCGGGCGTTCGGGTTCATGGACTCGATGCGCGCAATCACCGGACCGGAGCCGTTCTTCGGCGTCCTGACCGCGTGGCTCGCGTCGCTGTTCCTCCCGGCTATCACCCTCGGGACGTACTTCACGGCGCTGATCACCCGGCTGGTCCGGTCGGGGATGCTCGACGAGCTGTCGGAGGGGTACGTTCGCGCGACGCGAGCGAAGGGATTACCCGAGACGCTGGTCCGCTACAAACACGTGCTGCGAAACACGCTCGTTCCGGTGGTGACCGTCCTCGGCCTCCAACTGGGGACGCTCATCGGCGGCGCGGTCATCACGGAGGCGGTGTTCGCGTGGCCCGGGCTGGGCACGGAGATCATCCGCGCGATCAACGCCCGTGACTGGCCGATCCTCCAGGGGAGTCTCATCGTCATCGGGACCGGGTTCGTCCTGCTCAACATCGCGGTCGACGCGCTGTACGCGTATCTCGACCCGCGGGTGGTGGCGGAATGA